CCCTAATACCGGCCTGAATTTTGATAGCGATTCTCCTATATAGACAGCCGTTCATGCCACGGTTTTTTACCTGTCTCCCTGTCCTTTTTCTCAAGATTCTATGCCATTTTATTCAACCCAGATGCCTTTGCCGGCTATAAATTACAGCGATTACCCTGCCTACCCGGAGGCAAATCTCTGGACTTGCTATCACCCGCTCAGCACTACCTTCCGGCTTTGGTCGCCGGTGGCGGAGGAGGTTGCGCTGAACCTCTATGACAGCGGGGCCGGCGGCCAGTTACTGCTCCGGGCCAGCCTGGAGGAAACGCAGGAGGGGCTCTGGGTGCTGACAGTACAAAAGGACCTGCGGGGCATCTATTATACCTATCAGGTGAAGGCAAACGGTATTTGGCTGGATGAGACGCCGGGTGTATATGCCCTGGCTGTTGGGGTAAACGGCCGGCGTGCCATGGTGATAGACCTGGCCGCCACCGATCCGGCGGGCTGGGAAAACGACAAGGGCCCGGCCGTGTCCTCGCCGAACGAGGCTGTGCTGTACGAAGTGCATGTCCGGGATTTCACGGTCAGCCAGAGCGCCGGCAGTTCCAGCCCCGGTAAGTTCCTGGGCATGGTGGAGCAGGGCACCACGACCCCCAATGGCCTGGCCACCGGCATTGACCATCTGAAAGAGATGGGGATAACGCACGTACACCTGCTGCCCGCCTTCGACTTCAATTCGGTGGACGAAGCGGCCCAGGACAAGCCGCAATACAACTGGGGCTACGATCCGCAGAACTACAACGTGCCCGAAGGCTCTTATGCCTCCGACCCCTACCGCGCGGAGGTGCGCGTACGGGAGTTTAAGGAGATGGTGCAGGGCTTTCACCGCAACGGCCTCGGCGTGGTCATGGATGTGGTATATAACCACACCGGCGTTACGGAAGGCTCCAACTTTAACCTGGAGGTGCCGGGATACTATTACAGACATACCAACGACGGCCGTTGGTCCGATGCCTCCGCCTGCGGAAACGAAACAGCCAGCGAACGCATCATGATGCGCAAGTTCATCCTGGAGTCGTGCTGCCACTGGGCGCGGGAGTACCATATCGACGGCTTCCGCTTCGACCTGATGGGCATTCATGATATCGAAACCATGAACCATTTGGCCGTAGTCCTGAAGTCCATTAACCCGAACATCCTGCTATATGGCGAGGGATGGACAGCCGGGGCCAGTCCGCTGCCGGACGCACAGCGCGCCACCAAAGCCCACACCCATGAACTGGAGCACATCTCCGCCTTCAGCGACGACCTGCGCGATGCCCTCAAAGGCTCTGTTTTTGATGAGAAAGGCAGGGGCTTTGTCAGCGGGGCCAGCGGCACGGAGGAAAAGGTGAAGTTTGGCGTGGTGGGGAGCATCGCGCACCCGGAGGTGCATGCCTATGTGGAGGCGTGGGCAAGAGCGCCCTGGCAGGCGGTGTCTTATGTGTCGTGCCACGACAACCACACCCTGTACGACAAGCTGAGGCTGTCTAACCCGGATGCTTCGGAAGAGGATATAAAAAGGATGCACCTGCTGGCGAACGCCGTGGTGCTTACCTCGCAGGGCATACCGTTTCTGATGGCCGGAGAGGAAATGCTGCGCACCAAAAAAGGCGCACACAACAGCTACAACCTTCCCGATGCCATCAACCAGATCGACTGGAACTGGAAGACGGCCCACCAGGATGTATTTGCC
This window of the Pontibacter russatus genome carries:
- the pulA gene encoding type I pullulanase → MPAINYSDYPAYPEANLWTCYHPLSTTFRLWSPVAEEVALNLYDSGAGGQLLLRASLEETQEGLWVLTVQKDLRGIYYTYQVKANGIWLDETPGVYALAVGVNGRRAMVIDLAATDPAGWENDKGPAVSSPNEAVLYEVHVRDFTVSQSAGSSSPGKFLGMVEQGTTTPNGLATGIDHLKEMGITHVHLLPAFDFNSVDEAAQDKPQYNWGYDPQNYNVPEGSYASDPYRAEVRVREFKEMVQGFHRNGLGVVMDVVYNHTGVTEGSNFNLEVPGYYYRHTNDGRWSDASACGNETASERIMMRKFILESCCHWAREYHIDGFRFDLMGIHDIETMNHLAVVLKSINPNILLYGEGWTAGASPLPDAQRATKAHTHELEHISAFSDDLRDALKGSVFDEKGRGFVSGASGTEEKVKFGVVGSIAHPEVHAYVEAWARAPWQAVSYVSCHDNHTLYDKLRLSNPDASEEDIKRMHLLANAVVLTSQGIPFLMAGEEMLRTKKGAHNSYNLPDAINQIDWNWKTAHQDVFAYYRDLIQLRKAHPAFRMPTAAMVNQHLHFLGAGPGVVGYILTDHANKDPWRNIAVFYNANRFKVRVALAGAWRVVAAGAEIDFDAKQQVRDFAEVPPVAMLILFQD